In the genome of Populus alba chromosome 11, ASM523922v2, whole genome shotgun sequence, one region contains:
- the LOC118060743 gene encoding ras-related protein RABA1d — MAGYRAEDDYDYLFKVVLIGDSGVGKSNLLSRFTRNEFSLESKSTIGVEFATRSLNVDGKVIKAQIWDTAGQERYRAITSAYYRGAVGALLVYDVTRHSTFENVERWLRELRDHTDPNIVVMLIGNKSDLRHLVAVSTEDGKSFAERESLYFMETSALEATNVDSAFAEVLTQIYRIVSKKAMETGDEAAASAVPSKGEKIDVSKDVSAMKRVGCCSS; from the exons ATGGCTGGATACAGAgctgaagatgactatgattacCTGTTTAAGGTAGTTCTTATTGGTGACTCAGGTGTGGGCAAGTCCAATCTGCTTTCAAGATTCACTCGTAATGAATTCAGTTTGGAGTCTAAGTCTACTATTGGTGTTGAGTTCGCTACTCGCAGCTTGAATGTTGATGGCAAGGTCATCAAGGCCCAGATTTGGGACACTGCTGGCCAAGAAAG GTACCGTGCCATAACTAGTGCTTACTACCGGGGAGCAGTGGGTGCACTTCTTGTGTATGATGTTACCCGGCACTCAACATTTGAAAATGTTGAAAGGTGGCTAAGGGAGTTGAGGGATCATACAGATCCTAACATTGTCGTGATGCTCATTGGCAATAAATCAGATCTTCGCCACCTTGTGGCTGTCTCAACTGAGGATGGAAAATCCTTTGCTGAGAGGGAGTCGCTCTACTTCATGGAAACATCTGCTTTGGAAGCTACTAATGTTGACAGTGCATTTGCTGAAGTGCTTACTCAGATCTATCGCATTGTGAGCAAGAAAGCTATGGAGACCGGTGATGAGGCAGCTGCTTCAGCTGTTCCATCCAAAGGCGAGAAAATCGATGTTAGTAAAGATGTTTCTGCTATGAAGAGAGTAGGGTGCTGCTCAAGCTAG